A region from the Kribbella shirazensis genome encodes:
- a CDS encoding carbohydrate ABC transporter permease, with the protein MAVDIAPAPPAPAKQAAAPPRRSREALTAWLFILPSLIGFLIFTAGPVVAAGVISLLDWNLFSAPTWAGLRNFARLGPDPTFWSALGNTAYFTLLSVPLTIVVSLLLALLLNQGLRRIAVFRSLLLLPYATITVAVAFVWIWLYIPHDGLVNAVLGWFGISGPAWLISDSWAMPALILMSVWKSFGFGMVVFLAGLQAIPQQLYEAGRVDGTSPWNSFRHITLPMLSPALFFVVVTSVIGSFQVFDQALIMTNGGPGTRTTTLVMYIYRTGFENYDQGYAAAQSLVLFAFIVLITAGQFLFQRRLVHYDN; encoded by the coding sequence ATGGCCGTCGACATCGCACCCGCTCCCCCGGCCCCGGCCAAGCAGGCCGCGGCCCCACCCCGGCGCAGCCGCGAGGCACTCACCGCGTGGCTGTTCATCCTGCCCAGTCTGATCGGCTTCCTGATCTTCACCGCCGGACCGGTCGTCGCGGCCGGCGTGATCTCACTGCTGGACTGGAACCTGTTCAGCGCCCCGACGTGGGCCGGCTTGCGCAACTTCGCTCGGCTCGGCCCCGACCCGACGTTCTGGTCGGCGCTCGGCAACACGGCGTACTTCACGCTGCTGAGCGTGCCGCTGACGATCGTGGTCAGCTTGCTCCTGGCGTTGCTGCTCAATCAGGGACTGCGGCGGATCGCCGTGTTCCGGTCACTCCTGCTGTTGCCGTACGCAACCATCACGGTCGCCGTGGCGTTCGTCTGGATCTGGCTCTACATCCCGCACGACGGCCTGGTGAACGCCGTGCTCGGATGGTTCGGCATCAGCGGTCCGGCGTGGCTGATCTCGGACAGCTGGGCGATGCCGGCGCTGATCCTGATGAGCGTGTGGAAGAGCTTCGGGTTCGGCATGGTGGTCTTCCTGGCCGGCCTGCAGGCGATCCCGCAGCAGCTCTACGAGGCGGGCCGGGTGGACGGTACGTCGCCGTGGAACAGCTTCCGGCACATCACGCTGCCGATGCTCTCCCCCGCGCTGTTCTTCGTCGTCGTCACGTCGGTGATCGGCTCGTTCCAGGTCTTCGACCAGGCGCTGATCATGACCAACGGCGGACCGGGTACACGCACCACCACGCTCGTCATGTACATCTACCGGACCGGCTTCGAGAACTACGACCAGGGGTACGCCGCGGCGCAGTCGCTCGTCCTGTTCGCGTTCATCGTCCTGATCACCGCGGGCCAGTTCCTTTTCCAACGGAGGCTGGTGCACTATGACAACTGA
- a CDS encoding ABC transporter substrate-binding protein, producing the protein MSKLSRRGFLQLSGLAGIGVAAAGCSSGPPSGTATWSMWSSSAAEKKVWQDFGTYVEKQLGVRSVATLTPSSGYPTKLDLQLVSGTASLVTALNGTLIPTYAARGAHRPLDDLIAADPDFELDDFYDTSRRISSFNGKTYAIGFDVAPTVMYYNKDLLTKQGIPLPSRTEPMSWATFRELARQLTRPGEQYGFTCAPAIDDLVSWIYCAGGNVMSEDGGRSILGEPEAMQALQFVIDLFVKDKVTPPIKNLVTESSLSNFLQGNVAFMQNGPWQVVNARKAKFDWDIIPFPAGANGSTPRVSGSSFAIPSGVREGAELDLAWKLLKTLTSTGALDIYAKAGRNNPARLSAGSAFQPPPDNLGIVQDILAGKVAGGHAFDVTTNWNQVKQLLGQDLPRTFLGQVSVAEAIKGLTPRLDVLMRQHLDTIRQATARKG; encoded by the coding sequence ATGAGCAAGCTGTCCCGCCGCGGCTTCCTCCAACTGAGCGGTCTGGCCGGGATCGGGGTCGCCGCGGCCGGCTGTTCGTCCGGCCCACCTTCCGGTACGGCGACCTGGTCCATGTGGTCCAGCAGCGCCGCCGAGAAGAAGGTTTGGCAAGACTTCGGCACGTACGTCGAGAAGCAGCTCGGCGTGAGATCGGTCGCCACCTTGACCCCGTCGAGTGGCTACCCGACCAAGCTCGACCTGCAACTCGTCAGCGGTACCGCGAGCCTGGTCACCGCGCTCAACGGCACCCTGATCCCGACGTACGCCGCCCGCGGCGCGCACCGCCCGCTCGACGACCTGATCGCCGCCGACCCCGACTTCGAGCTCGACGACTTCTACGACACCAGCCGGCGGATCTCGAGCTTCAACGGCAAGACGTACGCGATCGGCTTCGACGTCGCGCCTACCGTCATGTACTACAACAAGGACCTGCTGACGAAGCAGGGCATCCCGCTGCCCTCGCGGACCGAACCGATGTCCTGGGCAACCTTCCGCGAGCTCGCCCGGCAGCTCACCAGGCCCGGCGAGCAGTACGGCTTCACCTGCGCGCCGGCGATCGACGACCTGGTGTCCTGGATCTACTGCGCCGGCGGGAACGTGATGAGCGAGGACGGCGGCCGGAGCATCCTCGGCGAGCCGGAGGCGATGCAGGCGCTGCAGTTCGTCATCGACCTGTTCGTGAAGGACAAGGTCACCCCGCCGATCAAGAACCTGGTCACCGAAAGCTCGCTGTCCAACTTCCTGCAGGGCAACGTCGCGTTCATGCAGAACGGGCCGTGGCAGGTCGTCAACGCGCGCAAGGCGAAGTTCGACTGGGACATCATCCCGTTCCCGGCCGGGGCGAACGGGAGCACGCCGCGCGTCTCGGGTTCCAGCTTCGCGATTCCATCGGGGGTACGCGAGGGCGCCGAGCTCGATCTCGCGTGGAAGCTGCTCAAGACGCTCACCAGCACCGGTGCACTCGACATCTACGCGAAGGCCGGCCGCAACAACCCCGCGCGGCTGAGCGCGGGCAGTGCGTTCCAGCCGCCACCGGACAACCTCGGGATCGTCCAGGACATCCTGGCCGGCAAGGTCGCCGGTGGGCACGCCTTCGACGTCACCACGAACTGGAACCAGGTCAAACAGTTGCTCGGTCAGGATCTGCCGCGGACGTTCCTCGGACAGGTCAGTGTCGCGGAAGCCATCAAAGGGCTCACGCCGCGTCTCGACGTACTGATGCGCCAGCACCTCGACACCATCCGCCAAGCCACAGCCAGGAAGGGGTGA
- a CDS encoding mandelate racemase/muconate lactonizing enzyme family protein yields the protein MSRITQVEVFPVAVPFARRFVLGSGAVGAPGNAPDQSAAVVFVKLTTEDGVVGWGEQRALPSWSYETAETMAVVIRRHLAPILLELTPFDVELFHRRAAQRLSPAVSNGFPFARAAVDVAMHDAAGKLAGVPVHALLGGKVSDEIPLCSAIGVGDQDTVRDHAIQSSDYAAYKIKIGGDLDADTAAIETVADVADGKPLWLDANQSYRPAALKQLLARTAHVRTIHCVEQPVPSTDTLAMGRLRELIDLPIAIDEGSFSAQDLARAIRLDAADLVVIKVCKSGGLRNALKTAQTALAGGLEILASGLTDCGVAFAAALHVFSQLELALPAELNGPELLTDLYVDGLSITKAVATVPTAPGLGVEVDEERIRAESIDLLYR from the coding sequence ATGTCCCGCATCACCCAGGTCGAGGTCTTCCCGGTCGCCGTACCGTTCGCCCGCCGGTTCGTGCTCGGCAGCGGTGCCGTCGGCGCGCCGGGCAACGCGCCGGACCAGTCCGCGGCGGTCGTCTTCGTGAAGCTGACCACCGAGGACGGCGTGGTCGGCTGGGGCGAGCAGCGTGCTCTGCCCAGCTGGAGCTACGAGACCGCCGAGACCATGGCCGTCGTCATCCGCCGCCACCTCGCGCCGATCCTGCTGGAGCTCACGCCGTTCGACGTCGAACTCTTCCACCGGCGCGCCGCCCAGCGGCTCAGCCCCGCGGTCTCGAACGGCTTCCCGTTCGCGCGCGCGGCGGTCGACGTCGCGATGCACGACGCGGCCGGCAAGCTCGCCGGCGTTCCCGTGCACGCGCTGCTCGGCGGCAAGGTGTCCGACGAGATCCCGCTCTGCTCGGCGATCGGGGTCGGCGACCAGGACACGGTCCGCGATCACGCGATCCAGTCGTCGGACTATGCGGCGTACAAGATCAAGATCGGTGGCGACCTGGACGCCGACACGGCGGCGATCGAGACCGTCGCGGACGTCGCCGACGGCAAACCGTTGTGGCTCGACGCGAACCAGTCCTACCGCCCGGCCGCGCTCAAGCAGCTTCTGGCCCGTACGGCGCACGTCCGGACGATCCATTGCGTCGAGCAACCCGTGCCCAGCACGGACACGCTCGCGATGGGACGGCTGCGCGAGCTGATCGACCTGCCGATCGCGATCGACGAGGGCAGCTTCTCCGCGCAGGACCTGGCGCGGGCGATCCGGCTGGACGCCGCGGACCTGGTCGTGATCAAGGTCTGCAAGTCCGGCGGGCTGCGCAACGCCCTCAAGACCGCCCAGACCGCGCTCGCCGGCGGTCTCGAGATCCTGGCCAGCGGCCTGACCGACTGCGGAGTCGCGTTCGCCGCCGCGCTGCACGTGTTCAGTCAGCTCGAGCTCGCCCTGCCCGCCGAGCTCAACGGGCCGGAGCTGCTGACCGATCTGTACGTCGATGGGCTGAGCATCACCAAGGCCGTCGCCACGGTCCCCACCGCCCCTGGATTGGGCGTCGAGGTCGACGAGGAGCGCATCCGCGCCGAGTCGATCGACCTGCTCTACCGGTGA
- a CDS encoding hydroxyacid dehydrogenase: protein MPNPALRLAALMSPERAADVVDGATRALIEERFDATWATVDHCTAPGSLAKPPALAPAAVPELAAGADVLLTSWGTPHLGKELWADGNGPKVVAHAAGTVKNLIDPVVLDQGVAVFSAGPRIAWSVGEYCLGALLTLARRLPRFDGAIRSGGWKQTEYRGHELAGAKVGIIGASSTARALVTMLKPFGCDIAVYDPYLSAERAQELGVRTTTLEEAASSPFLSIHVPNVPETKGMITRALVENLPDGAVVVNSSRGPAIDQQALLDHALDGRIYAALDVYDPEPPAFDATTLGSPNLLLTPHIAGDTAEGHLALAGYVLRDALQWLADGTRGPSFVDPAAWSIAA, encoded by the coding sequence GTGCCGAATCCTGCGCTCAGACTTGCCGCTCTGATGTCCCCGGAACGTGCTGCCGACGTGGTGGACGGCGCCACTCGCGCCCTGATCGAGGAGCGCTTCGACGCCACGTGGGCAACCGTCGACCACTGCACCGCTCCAGGCTCTCTCGCCAAGCCGCCCGCGCTCGCCCCCGCCGCCGTACCCGAGCTGGCCGCCGGCGCCGACGTGCTCCTGACGAGCTGGGGTACGCCGCACCTCGGCAAGGAGCTGTGGGCCGACGGCAACGGCCCGAAGGTCGTCGCGCACGCGGCCGGCACGGTGAAGAACCTGATCGACCCGGTCGTCCTCGATCAAGGTGTCGCCGTGTTCTCGGCCGGTCCGCGGATCGCCTGGTCGGTCGGCGAGTACTGCCTCGGCGCCCTGCTGACGCTGGCCCGCCGCCTGCCCCGGTTCGACGGCGCGATCCGGTCCGGCGGCTGGAAGCAGACGGAGTACCGCGGGCACGAGCTGGCCGGCGCGAAGGTCGGGATCATCGGCGCGAGCAGCACCGCCCGCGCGCTGGTCACCATGCTGAAGCCGTTCGGCTGCGACATCGCCGTCTACGACCCGTACCTGTCGGCCGAACGCGCCCAGGAACTCGGCGTACGGACGACGACACTCGAGGAGGCCGCGAGCAGTCCGTTCCTGAGCATCCACGTCCCGAACGTGCCCGAGACGAAGGGCATGATCACCCGCGCACTGGTCGAGAACCTGCCCGACGGCGCGGTCGTGGTGAACTCGTCGCGCGGCCCGGCGATCGACCAGCAGGCGCTCCTCGACCACGCACTGGACGGCCGGATCTACGCCGCCCTGGACGTGTACGACCCCGAGCCGCCGGCGTTCGACGCGACGACGCTCGGTTCGCCGAACCTCCTGCTCACCCCGCACATCGCGGGCGACACCGCCGAAGGTCACCTCGCCCTCGCGGGCTACGTACTGCGCGACGCCCTCCAGTGGCTCGCGGACGGGACCCGCGGACCGAGCTTCGTCGACCCGGCCGCCTGGTCGATCGCCGCCTGA
- a CDS encoding LysR family transcriptional regulator translates to MDLSLQQLRGFVAVAEELHYGRAAQRLNLTQPPLTRQIQGLERTLDVRLFDRTGRGVRLTAAGGVFLEHARRVLALLEVAPEATRRAADGTTGTLRLAFTAIGAYAVLADFLTMVGKRTPGVTAELTELVSPAQFEALANLEIDLGLVRPPIPEQFESLLVHSEDLVLAVPAAHPLAAGEGRVSLVDVTDDYIGYSPEGSQYLHDICAAMIGMDRYAVSQLASQVPTMLALVRAGLGCALIPRSIMSMQVEGVRYRELDAADAHSVTLHACWSPDNPNPALQRLAESLRQDPHLT, encoded by the coding sequence ATGGATCTCTCGCTCCAGCAACTCCGCGGGTTCGTCGCCGTCGCCGAAGAACTCCACTACGGCCGGGCGGCCCAGCGCCTGAACCTGACCCAGCCGCCGCTGACCCGCCAGATCCAGGGCCTCGAACGGACGCTCGACGTCCGCCTCTTCGACCGCACCGGCCGCGGCGTGCGGCTGACCGCGGCCGGCGGAGTCTTCCTCGAACACGCCCGCCGGGTCCTCGCACTGCTGGAGGTCGCCCCGGAGGCAACCCGTCGCGCGGCGGACGGAACCACCGGTACGTTGCGGCTCGCGTTCACCGCGATCGGCGCGTACGCCGTACTCGCGGACTTCCTGACCATGGTCGGCAAACGCACGCCGGGCGTGACGGCGGAGCTGACCGAACTGGTGAGTCCGGCGCAGTTCGAGGCGCTGGCGAATCTGGAGATCGATCTCGGACTGGTGCGGCCGCCGATCCCGGAGCAGTTCGAGTCGCTGCTGGTGCATTCGGAGGACCTGGTGCTCGCCGTACCCGCCGCGCATCCGCTGGCCGCCGGCGAGGGACGGGTGTCGCTGGTCGACGTGACCGACGACTACATCGGGTACAGCCCGGAGGGATCGCAGTACCTGCACGACATCTGTGCGGCGATGATCGGGATGGACCGGTACGCCGTGAGTCAGCTGGCGTCGCAGGTGCCGACGATGCTCGCGCTGGTGCGGGCCGGGCTGGGGTGTGCGCTGATCCCGCGCTCGATCATGTCCATGCAGGTCGAAGGTGTCCGGTACCGCGAACTCGACGCGGCCGACGCGCATTCGGTGACGCTGCACGCCTGCTGGAGCCCGGACAACCCGAACCCCGCGCTGCAGCGGCTGGCGGAGTCGCTGCGGCAGGATCCCCATTTGACTTAG
- a CDS encoding SDR family NAD(P)-dependent oxidoreductase — MSAQHKIGSGFGHDSTADDVLAGIDLTGKLAIVTGGYSGLGLETSKALAGAGAHVVVPARRPDAAREVLAGIAEVDELDLGDLDSVRSFADRFLASGRSIDIVIDNAAIMACPETRVGPGWEAQFATNHLGHFALVNRLWPAIAADGGARVVSVSSSAHRRSDIRWDDLEFRLGYDKWEAYGQAKTANVLFAVQLDALGKDSGVRAFALHPGGILTPLQRHLPREEMVGYGWIDEDGNPTGAGFKSPEQGAATQVWAATSPQLAELGGVFCEDCEVAEVSEDGPTGVRPYAIDPAAAQRLWTVSARLTGVDAFGLG, encoded by the coding sequence ATGAGCGCACAACACAAGATCGGCTCGGGTTTCGGGCACGACAGCACCGCGGACGACGTCCTGGCCGGGATCGACCTGACCGGCAAGCTGGCGATCGTCACGGGTGGATATTCCGGTCTCGGTCTGGAGACCAGCAAGGCGCTCGCCGGCGCGGGTGCGCACGTCGTCGTACCGGCCCGGCGGCCGGATGCGGCGCGGGAGGTTCTGGCGGGGATCGCCGAGGTCGACGAGCTGGATCTGGGGGACCTGGACAGCGTCCGGTCGTTCGCGGACCGGTTCCTGGCGTCAGGCCGGTCGATCGACATCGTCATCGACAACGCCGCGATCATGGCCTGTCCCGAGACCCGGGTCGGCCCGGGGTGGGAGGCGCAGTTCGCGACCAACCATCTCGGGCACTTCGCGCTGGTGAACCGGCTGTGGCCGGCGATCGCGGCCGACGGCGGCGCGCGCGTGGTGTCGGTGTCTTCGAGCGCGCACCGGCGCTCGGACATCCGGTGGGACGACCTGGAGTTCAGGCTCGGGTACGACAAGTGGGAGGCGTACGGGCAGGCGAAGACCGCCAACGTGCTGTTCGCGGTCCAGCTCGATGCCCTCGGCAAGGATTCCGGCGTACGGGCGTTCGCGCTGCATCCCGGTGGCATCCTGACGCCGCTGCAGCGGCACCTGCCGCGCGAGGAAATGGTCGGGTACGGCTGGATCGACGAGGACGGCAACCCGACCGGCGCCGGGTTCAAGAGCCCCGAGCAGGGTGCGGCCACCCAGGTCTGGGCGGCGACGTCACCGCAACTCGCCGAGCTCGGCGGCGTGTTCTGCGAGGACTGTGAGGTCGCCGAGGTGTCGGAGGACGGTCCGACCGGAGTCCGTCCGTACGCGATCGACCCGGCGGCGGCGCAGCGGCTGTGGACGGTCTCGGCCCGGCTGACCGGGGTCGACGCGTTCGGGTTAGGCTGA
- a CDS encoding putative protein N(5)-glutamine methyltransferase, whose translation MIERLRASGCVFAEDEAALIAETARDAVELAAMVDQRVAGLPLEYVVGWASFCGLRIAVDPGVFIPRRRTEFLVAEALRVTVAGAVVVDLGCGSGALGAAVASEREVLLYAADIEPAAVRCARRNLLAWRGTVYQGDLFAALPERLRGRIDVLLANVPYVPTDEIRLLPPEARLHEPQVTLDGGPDGLATLRRVAAGAVDWLAPGGRLFVEMSDHQASLAAAVFREHGLAARITSDDELGANVVIGNI comes from the coding sequence GTGATCGAGCGGTTGCGTGCGTCCGGGTGCGTGTTCGCCGAGGACGAGGCGGCGTTGATCGCCGAGACCGCCCGGGACGCGGTCGAGCTCGCGGCAATGGTCGACCAGCGGGTCGCCGGGCTGCCGCTGGAGTACGTCGTCGGCTGGGCGTCGTTCTGCGGGCTGCGGATCGCCGTCGATCCGGGGGTGTTCATCCCACGTCGGCGAACCGAGTTCCTGGTGGCCGAGGCGTTGCGGGTGACCGTCGCCGGGGCGGTCGTGGTCGACCTCGGCTGTGGTTCGGGCGCGTTGGGTGCGGCGGTTGCTTCCGAGCGCGAGGTGTTGCTGTACGCCGCCGACATCGAGCCGGCCGCGGTTCGGTGTGCGCGGCGGAACCTCCTGGCGTGGCGGGGGACCGTCTACCAGGGGGATCTGTTCGCCGCGTTGCCGGAGCGGTTGCGTGGCCGGATCGACGTACTGCTGGCGAATGTGCCGTACGTCCCGACCGACGAGATCCGGCTGCTGCCGCCCGAGGCACGTCTGCACGAGCCGCAGGTCACGCTGGACGGCGGCCCGGACGGTCTCGCGACGCTGCGCCGGGTGGCTGCTGGCGCCGTGGACTGGCTGGCGCCCGGCGGCCGGCTCTTCGTCGAGATGAGCGACCACCAGGCGTCCCTCGCGGCGGCCGTCTTCCGCGAGCACGGCCTGGCCGCCCGCATCACGTCCGACGACGAGTTGGGCGCAAACGTTGTTATCGGCAACATCTGA
- a CDS encoding TetR/AcrR family transcriptional regulator, with translation MDLNQAAPTGLRELKKQETRQLISDHATRLFIAQGFEQTTIAEIATAARVAKKTVTNYFARKEDLALDHQDAFVATLAEAVAGRGPGESALAALRRDFEQAIATQDPVAGFAGPEFTRMIADSPTLTTCLRGLHDQREQALCEALAEAVGERPDTITVRTAAGLLGAVHRILFDRIQQLTLAGRTNDEIAELVTPESAQAFDLLEPALGAYAVH, from the coding sequence ATGGACCTCAATCAGGCGGCCCCGACCGGGCTGCGGGAGCTGAAGAAGCAGGAGACGCGGCAGCTGATCTCGGATCACGCGACCCGGCTGTTCATCGCGCAGGGCTTCGAGCAGACCACGATCGCCGAGATCGCGACCGCCGCCCGGGTCGCGAAGAAGACCGTGACCAACTACTTCGCGCGCAAGGAGGACCTGGCCCTCGACCACCAGGACGCGTTCGTCGCGACCCTGGCGGAGGCGGTCGCCGGCCGCGGTCCGGGCGAGTCCGCGCTCGCCGCGCTGCGCCGCGACTTCGAGCAGGCGATCGCGACGCAGGATCCGGTGGCGGGTTTCGCCGGTCCGGAGTTCACCCGGATGATCGCCGACAGCCCGACGCTGACGACCTGCCTGCGCGGTCTGCACGACCAGCGCGAGCAGGCGCTGTGCGAGGCGCTCGCCGAAGCCGTCGGCGAGCGCCCCGACACCATCACCGTCCGCACAGCCGCCGGTCTGCTCGGCGCCGTTCACCGCATCCTGTTCGACCGCATCCAGCAGCTGACTCTGGCGGGCCGGACCAACGACGAGATCGCCGAGCTCGTCACCCCCGAGTCGGCCCAGGCTTTCGACCTCCTCGAACCGGCCCTCGGCGCCTACGCAGTCCACTGA
- a CDS encoding VOC family protein — MKINASTLSLTVDDVAASKGFFLDHFGYREQAAAEGFASLSRDDAVDLVLLQRGIEVLPPEQRDQRAAGLILAFTVDTLDAEEKRLRSEGVEITMPLREEPWGERLFQVTDPNGVVVQLVEWTTPGN; from the coding sequence TTGAAGATCAACGCCTCCACCCTGTCCCTGACCGTCGACGACGTCGCCGCGTCGAAGGGCTTCTTCCTCGACCACTTCGGCTACCGCGAACAGGCGGCTGCCGAAGGATTCGCCTCGCTCAGCCGCGACGACGCCGTCGACCTCGTCCTGCTGCAGCGGGGGATCGAGGTCCTGCCGCCGGAGCAGCGGGACCAGCGGGCCGCCGGGCTGATCCTGGCGTTCACCGTCGACACGCTGGACGCCGAGGAGAAGCGACTGCGCTCCGAAGGCGTCGAGATCACGATGCCGCTGCGTGAGGAGCCCTGGGGCGAACGGCTGTTCCAGGTCACCGACCCGAACGGTGTCGTCGTCCAGCTCGTCGAGTGGACGACACCCGGCAACTGA
- a CDS encoding GTP-binding protein, protein MDVQNLGILAHVDAGKTSLTERLLYAAGVIDEVGRVDDGNTQTDSLALERQRGITIKSAVVSFTIGDVGVNLIDTPGHPDFIAEVERALSVLDGAVLVVSAVEGVQAQTRVLMRTLQRLRIPTLIFVNKLDRPGAQYDGVLRQLAAKLTRNIVPMGEATDLGTPEAAFKPIVQDEFLLDILTEHDDDLLRRYVDGVPLHLHEALAAQTRRALVHPVYFGSAITGAGTDALTDGIHDLLPRARTTDGPLDGTVFKVERGPAGEKIAYARLFSGTVGVRDRIRYGDTDGKITALEVFGEGTALRAGQIGKLWGLAGIRIGDTITGFRNFIGAERREVSGKAAFAPPTLETVVTPRKRSDKGNLRVALAQLAEQDPLINLRQDDLRQETYVSLYGEVQKEVIETTLATEYGIEVDFRETTTICIERVVGAGQAVEFNKKDPNPFLATVGLRVEPAPIGSGVSFELEVELGSMPYAFMKAVEETVRETLHQGLHGWQIPDARVGMTHSGYSARQSHAHAVFDKSMSSTAGDFRFLTPLVLMTALQEAGTTVHEPMHRFQLEIPTDTTRAVLAALARLRAIPQVPALAAETSTLEGEIPAAAVYELEQQLPALTRGEGVLESAFERYQPVTGPVPERQRTDHDPLNRREYLLHVQRRV, encoded by the coding sequence GTGGACGTACAGAATCTTGGGATTCTGGCGCATGTTGACGCCGGGAAGACGAGCCTGACCGAGCGGCTGCTGTACGCCGCCGGGGTCATCGACGAGGTCGGTCGCGTCGACGACGGGAACACCCAGACCGACTCGCTCGCGCTCGAACGCCAGCGCGGGATCACGATCAAGTCCGCCGTCGTCTCGTTCACGATCGGCGACGTCGGCGTGAACCTGATCGACACCCCGGGCCACCCGGACTTCATCGCCGAGGTGGAGCGTGCGCTGAGCGTGCTCGACGGCGCGGTCCTGGTCGTCTCGGCGGTCGAGGGCGTCCAGGCGCAGACACGTGTCCTCATGCGGACCCTGCAGCGCCTCCGGATCCCCACCCTGATCTTCGTCAACAAGCTCGACCGGCCGGGCGCGCAGTACGACGGCGTACTGCGGCAGCTCGCCGCCAAGCTGACGCGGAACATCGTCCCGATGGGCGAAGCCACCGATCTCGGCACGCCCGAGGCCGCCTTCAAACCCATCGTCCAGGACGAGTTCCTGCTCGACATCCTCACCGAGCACGACGACGATCTCCTGCGGCGGTACGTCGACGGCGTACCACTGCATCTGCACGAGGCGCTCGCCGCGCAGACCCGGCGGGCGCTCGTGCACCCGGTGTATTTCGGATCCGCGATCACCGGCGCCGGTACGGACGCCCTCACCGACGGCATCCACGACCTGCTCCCCCGCGCCCGCACCACCGACGGTCCGCTCGACGGCACCGTCTTCAAGGTCGAGCGCGGGCCCGCCGGCGAGAAGATCGCGTACGCGCGCCTCTTCTCCGGCACCGTCGGGGTCCGCGACCGGATCCGGTACGGCGACACGGACGGGAAGATCACCGCGCTCGAGGTCTTCGGCGAGGGCACCGCGTTACGCGCCGGCCAGATCGGCAAGCTCTGGGGCCTCGCGGGCATCAGGATCGGCGACACCATCACCGGTTTCCGGAACTTTATTGGCGCAGAGCGACGAGAAGTTTCCGGAAAGGCAGCGTTCGCGCCGCCGACGCTCGAGACCGTCGTCACGCCGCGGAAGCGGTCCGACAAGGGCAACCTCCGCGTCGCGCTCGCCCAGCTCGCCGAGCAGGACCCGCTGATCAACCTCCGTCAGGACGATTTGCGGCAGGAGACCTACGTGTCGCTGTACGGCGAGGTGCAGAAGGAGGTCATCGAGACCACGCTGGCCACCGAGTACGGGATCGAGGTCGACTTCCGCGAGACCACCACGATCTGCATCGAGCGGGTCGTCGGCGCCGGTCAGGCGGTCGAGTTCAACAAGAAGGACCCGAACCCGTTCCTCGCAACGGTCGGCCTGCGCGTGGAACCCGCGCCGATCGGCAGCGGCGTCAGCTTCGAACTCGAGGTCGAGCTCGGCTCGATGCCGTACGCGTTCATGAAGGCCGTCGAGGAAACCGTCCGCGAGACCCTCCACCAGGGCCTGCACGGCTGGCAGATCCCCGACGCCCGCGTCGGCATGACGCATTCGGGGTACTCCGCCCGCCAGAGCCACGCGCACGCCGTGTTCGACAAGAGCATGTCGAGCACCGCCGGCGACTTCCGCTTCCTCACCCCGCTGGTCCTGATGACCGCACTCCAGGAGGCAGGTACGACGGTGCACGAGCCGATGCACCGCTTCCAGCTGGAGATCCCGACGGACACGACGCGCGCCGTACTCGCGGCCCTCGCCCGGCTCCGGGCGATCCCGCAGGTACCGGCGTTGGCCGCCGAAACCTCAACCCTGGAAGGAGAAATCCCCGCGGCCGCCGTGTACGAACTCGAGCAGCAGCTCCCCGCGCTGACCCGCGGCGAGGGCGTCCTGGAGTCGGCCTTCGAGCGCTACCAGCCGGTGACCGGGCCGGTCCCGGAGCGGCAACGCACCGATCACGACCCGCTCAACCGGCGCGAGTACCTGCTGCACGTCCAGCGCCGGGTCTGA
- the pyrH gene encoding UMP kinase gives MYRRLVLKLSGQAIAGPNEFGFSSDRLTHLATEVIALRATGVQVAVVVGGGNVFRGNRADDWGIDRVEADNIGMLGTVINAVLLRGRLAALGAPEVRLMTAIPINNLAEPYIRLRALRHLEKGEIVLLACGNGQPFTTTDYPSVQRAIELQADALLVAKNGTDGVYDADPNRHPGARRFDHLTYQEVIDRGLAVMDQTAFILARDHHLPLHVFDIDRPAAAPSIATGSHIGTLIN, from the coding sequence ATGTATCGCAGGCTCGTCCTCAAGCTCTCCGGCCAGGCGATCGCCGGCCCGAACGAGTTCGGTTTCAGCAGCGACAGACTCACCCATCTCGCGACCGAGGTGATCGCGTTGCGCGCCACCGGCGTACAGGTCGCGGTCGTGGTCGGCGGCGGGAACGTGTTCCGCGGCAACCGCGCCGACGACTGGGGCATCGATCGCGTCGAGGCCGACAACATCGGGATGCTCGGAACGGTCATCAACGCGGTCCTGCTCCGCGGGCGGCTGGCCGCGCTCGGGGCACCCGAGGTACGGCTGATGACAGCGATCCCGATCAACAACCTGGCCGAGCCGTACATCCGCCTGCGGGCGCTGCGGCACCTGGAGAAGGGCGAGATCGTGCTCCTTGCCTGCGGCAACGGACAGCCGTTCACCACGACCGACTACCCGTCGGTGCAACGCGCGATCGAGCTCCAGGCCGACGCCCTCCTGGTCGCCAAGAACGGCACCGACGGCGTGTACGACGCCGACCCGAACAGGCACCCCGGCGCCCGGCGCTTCGACCACCTCACCTACCAGGAAGTCATCGACCGCGGCCTCGCCGTCATGGATCAGACCGCGTTCATCCTCGCCCGCGACCACCACCTCCCCCTCCACGTCTTCGACATAGACCGCCCCGCGGCCGCCCCGTCCATCGCCACCGGCTCCCACATCGGCACCCTCATCAACTGA